One segment of Halalkalicoccus tibetensis DNA contains the following:
- a CDS encoding ribonuclease HI family protein has translation MTDDPLPAEHLSPLATLVDEVLVGVGYEVAAAIDTVDDAVPGYGGLFDPATTPAELRPALESLLESGLTRPSVPEPTSDAFVLYVDGSSRGNPGPAGAGAVIVDAAENELARLGRPVGSRTGNNTAEYVALQLGLSELVARYEPRRLEVRIDSMTVIRDVWGGENPTEPGVEGYSEAVAAALSRVPDHQYTHLADSDPNPADALATVGADIAALGPG, from the coding sequence GTGACCGACGACCCCCTCCCGGCCGAGCACCTCTCGCCGCTCGCCACGCTCGTCGACGAGGTACTCGTGGGCGTCGGCTACGAGGTGGCGGCCGCCATCGACACCGTCGACGACGCCGTCCCCGGCTACGGCGGGCTGTTCGATCCGGCGACCACCCCGGCCGAGCTGCGTCCTGCGCTCGAAAGCCTGCTGGAGTCGGGACTCACCCGGCCATCCGTCCCCGAGCCGACGAGCGACGCGTTCGTCCTCTACGTCGACGGCAGTTCACGCGGTAACCCCGGCCCCGCGGGTGCGGGCGCCGTCATCGTGGACGCTGCGGAGAACGAACTCGCCCGCCTCGGCCGACCCGTCGGCTCCCGGACGGGGAACAACACCGCCGAGTACGTCGCCCTCCAGCTCGGGCTCTCGGAACTGGTGGCTCGCTACGAGCCACGCAGGCTGGAGGTGCGCATCGATTCGATGACGGTCATCCGGGACGTCTGGGGCGGCGAGAACCCGACGGAACCGGGCGTCGAGGGATACAGCGAGGCCGTCGCGGCGGCACTGTCGAGGGTTCCGGATCACCAGTATACGCATCTGGCCGACAGCGACCCGAATCCCGCCGACGCACTGGCGACGGTGGGCGCCGATATCGCGGCCCTCGGACCTGGATAG